The Coffea arabica cultivar ET-39 chromosome 1e, Coffea Arabica ET-39 HiFi, whole genome shotgun sequence genome has a window encoding:
- the LOC140016760 gene encoding uncharacterized protein, translating to MEQKFETLSSMMKALLTKEKSSTEKDKTGRDRTPLLPTPPIHQRLNLVADEEAKSCEFLDKIPSHNLPKLELHMFNGEKPYEWVKKCNKYFMLNKIPEDHKLLVVEMFLEGKADNWFQGIKLEKPKLTLWRFKGTCCRNIVEEFNMLQQISTEEIYQERFEELRTLMLFQNPNLSEVYFISNFTSGLKEKIKPMVKMLKPNTLSGVIEVAHLQEQALRLQGKTMKEGNKVVAEPRFGMYRHPTSTNGGSDALGEQDELTNNPREPVEILLNALSDSLGRNTILLQGQLAGETVKILVDTGSSDSYIHHMLVLAQGIPFEYVKPFTVTIGMGVWIMELGDWDLILGVDWMCNYNPITFDFHQLNFYIPLGRGQVTTEGQRVPELITTVLEQFPKVFQEPAQLPPNRRLDHQIPLKPRGQAFKMKPYRYPHSPKIEIERQITNMLKSRIIKPSNSPYASPVQLVKKKDNTWHFCVDYRHLNDLTVNDRYPIPNIDKLLDELYGARFFSKIDLRSGYHQIRVKMEDTYKTAFQTHQDSHKAFNHLQQAISSAPMLRLLNFDILFTVETDAVDKALVFRKMENYLVGNHFIIRTDHKSLKFLLEQRLTTTAQYKWLTKLLGLDYEIQYKKDSEIQLLMFYPEEPLLNFNLSSCN from the exons ATGGAGCAGAAATTTGAGACACTCAGCTCAATGATGAAGGCATTACTGACCAAAGAAAAGAGTTCAACTGAAAAAGACAAGACTGGAAGAGATCGTACACCATTACTGCCAACACCTCCCATCCATCAGAGATTAAATCTGGTGGCAGATGAGGAAGCAAAAAGCTGCGAATTCCTGGATAAGATTCCTAGCCACAATCTTCCAAAACTTGAGTTACACATGTTCAATGGTGAAAAACCCTATGAATGGGTCAAGAAATGTAACAAATATTTCATGTTGAATAAGATTCCTGAGGATCATAAATTACTGGTAGTGGAGATGTTCCTAGAAGGGAAGGCTGATAATTGGTTCCAGGGTATCAAGTTGGAAAAACCTAAACTGACATTGTGGAGGTTCAAGGGAACTTGTTGTAGGAACATTGTGGAAGAATTTAATATGTTACAGCAAATAAGCACAGAAGAGATTTACCAAGAGAGGTTTGAAGAATTAAGGACATTAATGTTGTTCCAGAACCCCAACCTGAGTGAGGTGTACTTCATTTCCAATTTTACAAGTGGTCTCAAGGAGAAAATTAAACCTATGGTGAAAATGCTTAAGCCGAACACTCTTTCTGGAGTCATAGAGGTAGCTCACTTGCAAGAACAAGCCCTTAGGTTACAAGGAAAAACAATGAAAGAAGGCAATAAGGTGGTGGCTGAGCCAAGGTTTGGGATGTACAGGCATCCTACCTCTACGAATGGGGGGTCA GATGCTCTGGGGGAACAGGATGAGTTGACTAATAATCCAAGAGAACCAGTAGAGATATTACTGAATGCCCTCTCAGACTCCCTCGGGCGAAATACTATTTTGTTGCAAGGACAATTGGCAGGAGAAACTGTCAAAATTTTAGTGGATACAGGCAGCAGCGATAGCTACATCCATCACATGCTTGTGCTTGCACAAGGAATTCCATTCGAATATGTTAAACCCTTCACTGTCACAATAGGGATGGGAGTTTG GATCATGGAATTAGGTGACTGGGATCTTATTTTAGGAGTGGATTGGATGTGCAACTACAATCCCATCACTTTTGATTTTCACCAACTGAATTTCTATATTCCATTAGGGAGAG GGCAGGTGACTACAGAAGGACAAAGAGTACCAGAACTAATCACAACAGTATTAGAGCAATTTCCAAAAGTTTTTCAGGAACCTGCTCAGTTGCCTCCTAACAGACGTTTGGATCATCAGATTCCTTTGAAACCGAGAGGACAGGCCTTCAAAATGAAACCGTATAGGTACCCCCACTCACCAAAAATAGAAATTGAGAGACAAATAACTAACATGTTGAAGTCTAGGATTATCAAGCCAAGTAACAGTCCTTATGCTTCTCCTGTGCAGTTGGTTAAGAAAAAGGACAACACGTGGCATTTTTGTGTAGACTATAGGCATCTTAATGATCTAACAGTCAATGACAGATACCCCATACCCAACATTGATAAACTCTTGGATGAACTATATGGTGCCAGGTTCTTCTCCAAGATTGATCTAAGATCAGGGTACCACCAGATCCGGGTAAAGATGGAAGATACATACAAGACTGCCTTCCAAACTCACCAAG ATTCACACAAGGCCTTCAATCACCTTCAGCAAGCCATAAGCAGTGCCCCAATGCTGAGATTACTTAATTTTGATATCCTTTTTACAGTAGAAACAGATGCAGTGGACAAGGCATTGGTGTT TcgcaaaatggaaaactacttAGTGGGGAATCACTTCATCATCAGGACAGATCATAAATCACTAAAGTTTCTGCTAGAACAAAGGCTAACCACTACTGCTCAATACAAATGGCTGACAAAACTACTAGGATTGGACTATGAAATTCAGTACAAGAAGGACTCAGAAATACAGTTGTTGATGTTTTATCCAGAAGAACCGTTACTGAACTTCAACCTGAGCAGCTGCAATTGA
- the LOC113702177 gene encoding methyl jasmonate esterase 1-like has translation MATFYGFLVGLAIVFLACSPSSSAVHFVLIHGSGHGAWCWYKLATLLEQAGHKVAAVDLAYSGRNQVPLEFVHTFDEYHKPLFKYLESLSPKDKVVLVGHSYGGYGVSSGLERFPEKVLGGVFASAFMVGPNFTLEDTNKFLPRPDQVDDSFVIGDPIRIVLFGPHFAATMLYQNSPPEDLKLANYSIRLTQIFRGDLANREIRVTKERFGTVPRAYVAGLEDKIITPDVQRAMIKSTPPQVVREIEGADHMIMFSKPQEFANNLIEIAESFELFGLGGRPHGYAF, from the exons ATGGCTACTTTCTATGGATTTCTAGTTGGCCTTGCGATAGTATTCTTGGCTTGTTCTCCCTCTTCCTCTGCAGTGCACTTTGTGTTGATTCATGGTAGTGGTCATGGAGCATGGTGTTGGTATAAGTTGGCGACTTTGCTGGAGCAAGCGGGCCACAAAGTCGCGGCAGTGGATTTAGCTTATTCTGGGAGAAATCAAGTGCCACTGGAATTTGTGCATACCTTTGATGAATACCACAAACCTTTATTCAAATACTTGGAGTCTTTATCTCCTAAGGATAAGGTAGTTCTTGTTGGCCACAGCTATGGTGGTTATGGTGTTTCCTCAGGCCTGGAAAGGTTTCCAGAAAAGGTTCTTGGTGGTGTTTTTGCTTCGGCCTTCATGGTCGGGCCTAACTTTACACTTGAGGACACTAACAAG TTCCTTCCACGGCCAGATCAAGTAGACGACAGTTTTGTTATTGGAGATCCTATAAGAATTGTCCTCTTTGGGCCCCACTTTGCAGCAACAATGCTATACCAGAATTCTCCTCCAGAG GATCTGAAACTTGCAAATTATTCTATAAGATTAACTCAGATCTTCCGTGGAGATTTGGCAAATAGAGAAATTCGGGTTACAAAAGAGAGGTTTGGAACAGTTCCTCGAGCCTATGTTGCTGGCTTGGAGGATAAGATAATTACTCCTGATGTGCAGCGGGCTATGATAAAGAGCACTCCTCCACAAGTGGTGAGAGAAATCGAGGGGGCAGACCATATGATTATGTTTTCTAAACCTCAAGAATTTGCCAACAATTTGATTGAAATAGCTGAGTCGTTTGAGTTGTTTGGTCTGGGGGGCAGGCCACACGGTTATGCTTTCTAA